A region of uncultured Carboxylicivirga sp. DNA encodes the following proteins:
- a CDS encoding T9SS type A sorting domain-containing protein, translated as MKKPIPFILMIFFAVCSFAQEKQLISSAGMSVNTSNYIIDFAIGETIIGGYNGDNISFLNGILFSENKISTHNSSKKESSLKLYPNPVDDVMIIDGVDINEIKSVKMYDLTGKQVKSLKLRTNQIEVKNIPQGAYILIIQTGNLTYQEKFIKK; from the coding sequence ATGAAAAAACCTATACCTTTTATCTTGATGATATTCTTTGCTGTATGCTCATTTGCTCAGGAAAAGCAGCTGATTTCTTCAGCTGGCATGAGTGTCAACACTAGTAATTATATAATTGATTTTGCCATAGGAGAAACAATCATTGGTGGGTATAATGGTGATAATATCAGTTTCTTGAATGGAATATTGTTTTCAGAGAATAAAATTTCTACACATAATTCATCAAAGAAAGAATCTTCTTTGAAGCTATATCCAAATCCAGTGGATGATGTGATGATAATTGATGGGGTTGATATAAATGAAATTAAAAGTGTTAAAATGTATGATTTGACGGGTAAACAAGTCAAAAGCCTGAAATTAAGAACGAATCAAATCGAAGTTAAAAATATCCCTCAGGGTGCCTATATATTAATTATCCAAACAGGAAATCTGACTTACCAAGAAAAATTTATTAAAAAATAA
- a CDS encoding tRNA 2-thiocytidine biosynthesis TtcA family protein, with product MFENKKQKQYTIQKIRQTVGKAINQYNMINADDHIMVAVSGGKDSLALLEILSSRRKVLPIHYHLHAAHVITEDVPYQIDVEWLKEFCDGLDVTLHLIHTKANLETAGNKKPCFACSRNRRKELFQLTNELGIKKLAFGHHLDDAVETLVMNMAQHANISSIPAQLDMFNGKIKVIRPLIFLTNSEMKHYADIMGFPSLKRECPFEDHTIRYKARAIVEQMTELNPKARINLFNSMSKIDFEYLP from the coding sequence ATGTTTGAAAATAAGAAGCAGAAGCAATACACCATTCAGAAAATTCGTCAAACTGTTGGGAAGGCAATTAATCAGTACAATATGATTAACGCTGATGATCATATAATGGTGGCTGTTTCGGGAGGAAAAGATAGTTTGGCATTACTTGAGATTCTTTCATCGCGAAGAAAAGTATTACCCATCCATTACCATTTACATGCAGCTCACGTCATCACGGAAGACGTCCCTTATCAGATTGATGTAGAATGGTTAAAAGAATTCTGCGATGGTCTGGATGTGACACTTCACCTGATTCATACAAAAGCAAATTTAGAAACAGCTGGAAACAAAAAACCTTGTTTTGCCTGCTCGCGCAACAGACGTAAAGAGCTTTTTCAACTAACCAATGAACTGGGTATTAAAAAGCTCGCTTTTGGCCATCATTTGGATGATGCTGTTGAAACATTGGTTATGAACATGGCTCAACACGCCAATATTTCATCCATACCAGCACAATTAGATATGTTTAATGGTAAAATAAAGGTTATCCGCCCATTGATATTTTTAACCAACAGCGAAATGAAGCATTATGCCGACATTATGGGGTTTCCATCGCTAAAACGTGAATGTCCATTTGAAGATCACACTATCCGTTACAAAGCCCGGGCAATTGTTGAACAAATGACCGAATTGAATCCAAAAGCGAGAATTAATCTTTTTAACTCAATGAGTAAAATTGATTTTGAATATCTACCATAA